The window GCAGCAACATCAGCGGTAACCGTGGAGGTTACACCACCCTTGACCACGGTGATGGTGTTGGAACCAATAACGATGGTAACTGTCCTGTCGGAACGGGTCAGGGTTACAGTCTGGGTAGCTGCATCCCAGCCGATTTCAGCGCCGAAGGCGTCGGCAACGGGACGCACGGCTACGAAGGTGCGGCCGTTCTCAATAAACGGAGCTACATCGGTAACCTTGGGAGCGCCGTCCTGAACATAGCCGGTAGCGCCGATAAACATGGTAACTGACTTGGCGCCGACAACCACTTTCGGAGCGCCGAATTCAAGCGTGATAGAGTTAGTGAAGCTGATGTCATTTGCGCCGTCAGTAGCGGTGATAACCACCTGGGCTACAACTGTACCCGCCTTGTTGCTGGAGATCTTGAGAGTGGCTGAGCCTTTTTCCTTGATGTTTTTCACGATTTCAGAATCCGTGCTGTTGCTGACAATGGCATCAGCAGGCTTGGAGACGATGTAGTAGCTCGCTGTAACGTCGCTGATATCGTTGCCGCCCGGGACCTTGGAGCCAAGAGCAACAGGTTTGCCGTCAGCGTCTAGCAGTTGGGCGGTGATAACGGCATCCTTGCCAACCTCGGTAACCCCGGCAGGGCCGGTCAATTGCAGGCCGGAAGCCTGTTTCATAACGGTGATGGTAGCGGTGGCGCTCAGGTTCTTATCCTTGTCAATGACCGTGATGGTTTTTTCGCCTGCATATTTTTCGTCAACGTTTACCGTATCAAACGCACCAGTAGCAGCGTTAAGGTTTTTGATTGCGCGGGTGTCGCTGGCAACAAACTGCAGATTTGTGGTTATTTGCTTAGACACGCCGGCATCGTCCCATCTCTTTACGGTAGGTGCCGGGACAGTTGCGCCGATAGGCACCACACTGGGCTTGTATTCAACCGTCAATTTTGTGGGTGTTCCCTGCTTCTTGACGGTGAATTTGAGATCGACGTATTTGCCCGAATCGAAGTAGGCTTTGATGGTGTAGTCGCCTTCTTTGTCAAGCTCTTTACCAAATATCTTCATAACAAGATATCCGGTGGTGTCTTCGGATTTGAACAGATAATCGGTTGTTTCAGAGGTGTTTTGATAGATTTTCTCGTCCATAGCGGCATCGGTCGGCCTTTGAGTTGCTTCAAACTTGAGGCCCAAGTTGCCGGCCGCCAGGTTAACGGGAGCTGTAGAAATATCTACGCCGTCTTTGTTCGTAAGGCCGCTTACTTTCACCTGGTTCCCGTTGACGTCCAGGAGCTTGAACTTGAACTCTTTGTCCGCATCCTTGGCAATTAACTGGTTGTTGTCGGAAATTAGTTCGATGTTGTAAAGGTCGTTGGCATTAAAGTTGACATATACTTC is drawn from Peptococcaceae bacterium and contains these coding sequences:
- a CDS encoding copper amine oxidase N-terminal domain-containing protein is translated as MKSKKLFAILTLVVFMMTLLPLSAFAAADRFASVASIDKTSVAANGSDTIKVTVYTYNSDNSIAGSTKVYFASNRTTETFAADSGTFDGTLQYVITDVTTGKASFKVKSNVPGAAKIALGLPDAGKTIIEQYLYGGSGAPSAEDAKILQNGVFDVTFTAPAAKTLEVLTIDKNDGSAGTSGDPYNDATVNGNSVDYYEISFKLSAENNAPVRDTTVEFTASKPEISFSKTSIVTDAAGIAKVKVFASKPGKYSIKGKSGDVEKEVYVNFNANDLYNIELISDNNQLIAKDADKEFKFKLLDVNGNQVKVSGLTNKDGVDISTAPVNLAAGNLGLKFEATQRPTDAAMDEKIYQNTSETTDYLFKSEDTTGYLVMKIFGKELDKEGDYTIKAYFDSGKYVDLKFTVKKQGTPTKLTVEYKPSVVPIGATVPAPTVKRWDDAGVSKQITTNLQFVASDTRAIKNLNAATGAFDTVNVDEKYAGEKTITVIDKDKNLSATATITVMKQASGLQLTGPAGVTEVGKDAVITAQLLDADGKPVALGSKVPGGNDISDVTASYYIVSKPADAIVSNSTDSEIVKNIKEKGSATLKISSNKAGTVVAQVVITATDGANDISFTNSITLEFGAPKVVVGAKSVTMFIGATGYVQDGAPKVTDVAPFIENGRTFVAVRPVADAFGAEIGWDAATQTVTLTRSDRTVTIVIGSNTITVVKGGVTSTVTADVAAQIKNGRTVLPFRAVGEAFDATVGYDAATQAVSYTQ